The Pseudomonas cucumis sequence CGCCCTGTCAATGGAGACCTGCCATGTCCATTTCGCAACGCCCTGCCTATATCTATCGCCCCATGACCTCGGCCGACGTGGCGTCGGCTCATGCCTTGTCCGTGCAGTTGAAGTGGCCCCACCGCCTGGAAGACTGGGCCATGCTGCAGCGCATCGCGCAGGGTTTTGTCGTAGAAGATGCAGGCCGCCTGATCGGTACCGCGTTCACCTGTGCGCAGGGACATTACGCCACTATCGGCCTGGTGATCGTCAGTGATGAGTATCAGGGCCAGGGCATAGGTCGCAAGCTGATGGAGCTGGCACTTGAGGCTTGTGGATCACGTACCGCCGTGCTCAATGCAACGCTGGCCGGCGCCCCGCTTTATGCCAGCCAGGGGTTCATTGAGTTTGGACATATTCAACAACATCAGGGGCACGCGCGGGTTCCTGCACCCAATGACCTGGCAGCCGGTGAGCACTGCCGCCCGCTGACCGAAGCCGATCGGAGCGTGCAGATTGAACTGGCCAATGCCGGTAGCGGCCTGGACAGACACGCCGTGCTCAATGAGTTGTTCGATGTTGTCGAACACTCGGTCGGTATCGAGCGCGATGGTCAGCTGCGCGCTTTCGCCCTCCTGCGCCCATTCGGCCGTGGTCGCTGTATCGGCCCGGTCATCGCAGAAAACCCAGAGCAGGCCAAACACTTGATCGCGGTGTTGCTGACCCAAGTGCCGGACGCCTTCGTGCGCATGGATATACCGTCCGACAGCGGTCTGGCCCCTTGGCTGGAAGAGGCAGGGCTGAAGCACGTCGACACCGTCGCACAAATGGCTCGCGGTACCCCACCGCAGGTGATCGGCGCAGTGCACCAGTTTGCGCTGGTGACTCAGGCCATCGGCTGACAAACCCCACTCGTTACATCCAACGCTACACGATGCATTTTCCTGGAGAAACACCTTCATGCTAGAGCCCACTGCAGTGCTGTTGGCACACGCCGACGGCAGTCCGGTTTCAACAAAATTCACCCCCGGTTCGTTGGGGGCCAACGATCCTTTCGACAGGCACATTGCTTATCTCGGGCCGGACGACATCGCTGCCGGCGTGGTCCAGGCGAGTGGACAATTCAGCGTCGATGACTATCCCTACAGCGAAATGATCGTGGTTCACGCGGGATGTGTCACCCTGCAGAACCAGGATTGCACACTCCAACTAGATCCCGGTGACAGTGCGGTGATTGCTCGCGGTACGTCGCTGCAGATCGAAGCGCAACCCGATTCTCTTTGGGCATTCTGCGCCGATACCCAGCTCGTTGAGGAGCGCAATCCCGGGCTCACGGCGCTCCTCCCGCTAACTCTGCTTTCGCCCTCGGCGGCGCCGGATGCACAAATCCTGCTAAGCCCGGCACCGCAATGTCGCTCGCACAATGTGTTTGTGGAAGAAGCGACCAATTTACGCATCGGCGTCTGGGACTCGACACCCTATACCCGCAGGGCGAGGCCGCACATGCTGCATGAACTGATGCATTTGCTCGAAGGCAGCGTCACCCTTCAGGTGACGGATGGCGCCCATCTGACGGTCAACACTGGCGATACGGTGTTCGTCCCCCGAGGCGCCCCATGCGCCTGGAAGAGCAGCGTCTATGTGCGCAAGTTCTACGTCGTCAAATAACTCGAACTGCGTTAGCGCCGGCAGATGGATTTTCCTCCGCCGGCATCATCACCAAACTGATCAATCAGTTACGGAGTACAGATAATGGGAATAGGTGGCTTCAGTACTGGAAAACTCCTGATCATCCTGTTGATCGTGATCATGCTGTTCGGAACCAGGCGCCTGAAAGGTCTGGGGGCGGATCTCGGCGACACGATCAGAGGGTTCCGAAAATCCATGGGCGACGATAAGCCAATCACTGAGAAGCCCGAGGGCCAGCCCATTGACGTCCGGGCACGCACGCTCGAGGATTGAAGGTGGCCTGCAGAATATCGGTGTAAAGCTTGGTCTCATCCCCCTTCGCATAACTGTATGACGGGGGACCGGCGTCATAGAAAAGACCCGTCTATGGGCGAGCTAGCCCCCTCCTTGCGTGCAGCGCCCTCCAGTAAAACCATCAACATCCGCATTCAAGGCTTCCCTCACATTTCGCTCCCCCTCCTTCGTTACCCCCTTCACAACAGCAAAGGAAAGGCAGGTTAAACACGAGGGCGATAGACAAAAAAAAGCCCGCAGTGTGGACGGGCTAAAAGGGTGAGACACAAGAATGAATAAAGCTTCCTGCTGAGTAGTTGTTGCCTCGGCTCAAAGCAACGCGGCGATTGCCCTGCCGACATCTTGGGTCGAGCCCTGCCCTCCCAGATCGGGCGTGATCGGTCCCTGGGCGATGACCTGTTCGATTGCCTGCAGAATTCCATCATGCGCCGCGCGATAACGTTCATCACCGTTGCCCAGGAAATCGAGCATCAAGGCCCCGGACCAGATCATCGCAATCGGGTTGGCGATGTTCTGCCCATAGATGTCCGGCGCCGAGCCATGCACCGGCTCGAACAGCGAGGGGAAGCGCCGTTCCGGATCGAGGTTGGCCGACGGCGCGATGCCGATGGTTCCAGCGCAGGCCGGTCCCAGGTCGGACAGAATGTCGCCGAACAGATTCGACGCCACCACCACATCGAAACGATCCGGTTGCAGCACAAACCGCGCGCACAGGATGTCGATGTGTTGCTTGTCCCAGGTGACGTCCGGGTACTTCGCAGCCATCAATGCGGTGCGCTCGTCCCAGTACGGCATGCTGATGGAAATGCCGTTGGACTTGGTCGCCGCCGTCAGGCGTTTGCGTGGCCGGGTCTGGGCCAGGTCGAAGGCGAACTTGAGAATCCGGTCCACGCCACGCCGGGTAAACACCGACTCTTGCAGCACGAACTCATGTTCGGTGCCTTCGAACATCTTGCCGCCGACCGACGAATACTCGCCTTCGGTATTTTCCCGGATCACCACGAAATCGATGTCCCCGGCTTCACGTCCGGCCAGCGGACAGGGCACACCGGGAAACAGCCGCACCGGACGGATGTTCACGTACTGGTCGAAATCGCGACGGAACTTGAGCAACGAACCCCACAGGGAAATGTGATCCGGCACTTTGTCCGGCCAGCCCACAGCGCCAAAGTAAATCGCGTCGAAGCCCTTGAGTTGCTCGAACCAGTCGGCGGGCATCATCTGCCCGTGTTCCAGGTAGTAGTCGCAGTGCGCCCAGTCGAGCACCTCAATGCTCAAATCCAGTTGCCACTTCTTCGCGGCCTGCTCCAGGACCCGCAGCCCTTCCGGCAAGACTTCCTTGCCGATGCCATCGCCGGCAATCGCGGCGATTCTGAATGGTTTGCTCATCAATCGTGGCTCCTCAATATCTGTTCAAACGGTGACCGGATCACAGCCCACCGATGTGGAAGGCTTTGACTTCAAGGTATTCATCCAGGCCGTACTTGCTGCCTTCGCGACCCAGGCCCGATTGCTTGATACCGCCGAAGGGGGCGACTTCCATGGAAATCAGCCCGGTGTTGAGGCCAATCATGCCGAACTCCAGCGCCTCGCCAAACCGCCATGAACGGCGCAAGTCCTGGGTGAAGAAATAAGCGCCCAAGCCATAAGGCGTGGCATTGGCCAAGGCCAGCGCCTCTTCCTCAGTGGTAAAACGCATCAGCGGTGCAACTGGGCCGAAGGTTTCTTCGCTGGCCAGCAACATCCCGGCATGGGCTTCAGCGAGCACTGTCGGTTGGACGAACTGGCTGTCACCCTCGGGGATACCGCCACAGAGCAGACGGGCTCCCTGGCTCAAGGCATCGTCGATATGTCGGGCGACCTTGCTCACCGCTGCGGCATTGATCAGTGGGCCGATGGTGACATCGGCGTCCAGGCCATTGCCGACCTTGAGCTTGCCCACCTCCGCCACCAAACGCTGGGCGAAGCGCTCGTAGATTCCGTCCTGCACCAAAATCCGGTTGGCGCAGACGCAGGTTTGCCCGGCGTTGCGAAACTTGCTGAGCATGATGCCGGCCACTGCCTGTTCCAGGTCGGCGTCGTCGAACACAATGAACGGCGCGTTACCGCCCAGTTCCAGGCTCAAGCGCTTGATGTGTTCGGCGCTCTGACGCATCAGCAGCCGACCGACAGCGGTTGAGCCGGTGAAGGAAATCTTGCGCACCGTCGGGTTGCCGGTCAGTTCTTCGCCGATGCCGGCGGGCATGCCGGTCACTACGTTGAACACCCCGGCCGGAATGCCGACCCGTTCGGCGAGTACGGCCAGAGCCATGGCCGACAACGGCGTCAGGTCCGAGGGTTTGACAATGATCGTGCACCCGGCGGCCAGGGCCGGCGCGCACTTGCGGGTAATCATCGCATTGGGGAAGTTCCACGGAGTGATCGCGGCGCAGACCCCAACCGGCTGCTTGAGCGTGAGCAAGCGGCGGTCGCCGCTGGGTGCCGGTATGGTTTCGCCGTAGACCCGTCGGGCTTCTTCGGCGAACCATTTGACGAAGCCGGCACCGTAGCGAATTTCACCCTTGGCTTCATTCAGCGGTTTGCCCTGTTCGCAGGTCATGATCAGCGCCAGGTCGTCGAGGTTGTCGATCATGGCCTGATACCAGCGCTCCAGCAGCGCCGCCCGTTCTGCCGCCGGGCGTGCGCGCCATGCCGGCCACGCGCGGTCGGCGGCTTCAATGGCGCGTCGGGTTTCGCTGCCTTGCATCGCAGGTACGCGAGCGAGCAACTGGCCGCTGGCCGGGTCGATGACGTCAAGGGTGGCGGCGTTGTCGGCACCGATCCACTGACCGTCGATGTAAGCGAGTTCTACCAGCAGGCTGGGGTCTTTCAGGCGATTCTTGAGCATGGTGTCGAGTCCTGTTCCGAGACAGCCTTCAGTCTATTGGGTCGTCCCGGACGAGGATGCTGAAAGCGCCGCCCCAGCAGCCTTCGAATGCTGAAAATCAGCATTCGACAGCAGGCTCTACCGTTGGTTTGTGATGATCGGACACGACGAACTCGGTCAGACGATGAAATGCTTGACCATGCTATTCAACTCGCTGGCCAAGCCCGCGAGCTCCCGGCTAGAGGCCTGGCTCTGATGGGTCCCGGCCGAAGCCTGTTGGGAAACATCACGGATATTGAGCAGGTTGCGGTCCACCTCACGGGCAACATGGGATTGCTCTTCGGTGGCACTTGCAATACACAGATTGCGTTCGTTGATCTGAGCGATGTCATCGACGATGGCATTCAGTGCCGCGCCTGCCGCACGAGCGACCTCCAGGGTTTCCCGGGTTTTACCATTGCTGCTTTGCATGGCTCGCAAGGTGCCGTGGCTGCTTTTTTGTACCGAGCCGATGATCGTCTCGATCTGTTTGGTCGATTCCTGGGTTCGTTGCGCCAACGCCCGGACCTCATCCGCCACCACGGCGAAACCGCGTCCACTTTCGCCCGCGCGAGCCGCCTCGATCGCCGCATTCAAGGCAAGCAGGTTCGTTTGCTCGGCAACGCCGCGAATTACATCCAACACCGAGCCGATATCACCTATCTGGCCGGCCAGGGCCTGCAGGGCTCCGGCGGTATCCTCGATATCCTCGGTCAACGATTCGATGGCACCCACGGTACGGCTGACGCTCTCCTGCCCCTGTCGCGAGCGCTGGTCTGCTGCCTGGGACACCTCCGAGGCCCAGGCGGCATTGCGCGCCACGTCTTCGATCGCGCCAGTCATTTGGGTCACCGCACTGGCTGCCTGATCGAGTTCGGCGCTCTGCCGTTGCACACCACGGGTAGCCTCATCGGTCACGGCGCTCAACTGAGCGGAGGTCGTCGCCAGTCGCTCGGAAGAACTCAACACCTGCCTCACGGTACTGCGCAAGTTCATCTGCATGCGTTCAAGCGCCTGCAGCAGGCGCGCCGCCTCATCCATGCCAACGATATCCAGTGATTGGGTCAGGTCACCCTTGGCGATACGCTCGGCTGCCGCCATGGCAATCGCCAACTGTTTCAACAGACGCAGCACGATCAAGGTGGCCAAGGTCCCGCCAGCTAACAGCAGTGCCAGCAAACCTGAAGACATCAGGATGAGTCTCTGCCGGTCACTGTCGCGGCGTTTCATCAGCGCCTCATCGAGCGCCGACAGCGCTGAGTGGCCAAGGGCATACAAGGCATCAACCGGTTTGTTGAAAGCAGTCAGGTAGTCGCCAACCGGGTAATTGAGCTTGAGCGCGTACAAGGCATCGGTAGGCTCGTTAATCCCTGCGGGGTTTGCGCTGGGCACGAAATCCAGATCCATTTCGACGACCGATACCAATCGCGCATTGCTGAGTTCAAGCGCCTGCTGGATCTGCGGACCTAGCGCCGTTAGCGGTGCTTCCAGCAGGGCCTTGAGTTCCGGCTCGGCAGCACTCGCCTTGGTCAAGGCACGTGCCGTCTTGTCAACACTGCTCAGCGCCTGGGTAGCCAGGCCACGCAACGCACCTTGTTGCTCGGGCAGGATCCGGCCCTGCGCCAGATACAGGCCACCGGCACCACGCAACTGACCCAACAACTCGCTGGCTTTCGGCAATTCGATCAGGGCACCTGCGATCAGCGCGTCAGTCCCTAAAACCGGGTCCAGTGACAGTTTGAAGTGATCGAGCAATGCATCCTCAATCAGCAGGCAGGCTGCGATCAACTGGCTATGCCAGACCAGACTCTGCGGACCTTTGACTGTGGCCTGGCTAACCTGGTCGGCCAGCTCGCGCCATTGTTGTTGCGTCTGCCGCCAGGTAGCCAGGATCTCGGGGCCGACCTCGGCCTCCTGTAACACGCGCTCGGTTGCCTCGAAGGCGTGATCCACCTCGGCCTGCTTGTTCAGACGAGCCTCGTGGAAGGTCTGGTTGCCGCCCAGCACGACGGATGACAAATCGCGATGTTGCTGCGTCAAGTGAATGAGCTGGAGCAACCCCTGCACCGGTCGTATGCCGCGCAGTTCAAGATTTGCCTGGCGGCTATTCTGGTACGCACCCACTACGTAAAGGCTGGTTGGAATGGCAATCAGGGTCACGGCTAGCAAGCCGAGCAAGACAAACTTGCCAGAGAATGACAGGCGCTCAAGCACTTTCATGAGGGAACTCCGGAAGGGTTGCGAGTGGCTAGCGGCTTTCTGAATAGACGCAGTCAAGCCTGGGAAGGCTTTCTCAGCACTTCCCACACTGTCAGTACGTTGAAGGGGTGAACCGGGCGTCATGCCATAACCGGGACACAAGCGTGGTGCGCAAAGTGTTCGGTGTAGGCAAACGGAACTCTAAAGCCGCATTGAGCCCAATAGCCCTTGCAGAAAGTGCTCGCCGGCTTCCATCTGGCTGATCTCGATGAACTCGTCAGGCTTGTGCGCCTGTTCTATCGAGCCCGGGCCACAGACCACCACGGGTACATCCAGCCGCTGCTTGAACAACCCGCCCTCGGTGCCGAAGGAGACCTTGGCGGTACCGGTATCCGGTGCGGCAAAGTTCTTCAGAAAACGCACCGCTTCGACACTCGGGTGAGTATCGAGGCCGGGATAGACGTTCAGGGTTTCGATTTCGATGTCCGCCACACTGGACAGCTTTTTGGCTTCACGCACGATCACTTCGGCGCGCTCGCGCATCTGCTCCAGAAACTGATCCGGATCGTCCGCCGGCAAGTTACGCACTTCGAAATCGAGGGTGCACAGATTCGGCACGATGTTCAGCGCCTTGCCGCCGACAATCTGCCCGACATGCACGGTGCTGTAAGGCACGTCGTAATCCGCATCCTGC is a genomic window containing:
- a CDS encoding tartrate dehydrogenase, coding for MSKPFRIAAIAGDGIGKEVLPEGLRVLEQAAKKWQLDLSIEVLDWAHCDYYLEHGQMMPADWFEQLKGFDAIYFGAVGWPDKVPDHISLWGSLLKFRRDFDQYVNIRPVRLFPGVPCPLAGREAGDIDFVVIRENTEGEYSSVGGKMFEGTEHEFVLQESVFTRRGVDRILKFAFDLAQTRPRKRLTAATKSNGISISMPYWDERTALMAAKYPDVTWDKQHIDILCARFVLQPDRFDVVVASNLFGDILSDLGPACAGTIGIAPSANLDPERRFPSLFEPVHGSAPDIYGQNIANPIAMIWSGALMLDFLGNGDERYRAAHDGILQAIEQVIAQGPITPDLGGQGSTQDVGRAIAALL
- a CDS encoding cupin domain-containing protein; amino-acid sequence: MLEPTAVLLAHADGSPVSTKFTPGSLGANDPFDRHIAYLGPDDIAAGVVQASGQFSVDDYPYSEMIVVHAGCVTLQNQDCTLQLDPGDSAVIARGTSLQIEAQPDSLWAFCADTQLVEERNPGLTALLPLTLLSPSAAPDAQILLSPAPQCRSHNVFVEEATNLRIGVWDSTPYTRRARPHMLHELMHLLEGSVTLQVTDGAHLTVNTGDTVFVPRGAPCAWKSSVYVRKFYVVK
- a CDS encoding NAD-dependent succinate-semialdehyde dehydrogenase — its product is MLKNRLKDPSLLVELAYIDGQWIGADNAATLDVIDPASGQLLARVPAMQGSETRRAIEAADRAWPAWRARPAAERAALLERWYQAMIDNLDDLALIMTCEQGKPLNEAKGEIRYGAGFVKWFAEEARRVYGETIPAPSGDRRLLTLKQPVGVCAAITPWNFPNAMITRKCAPALAAGCTIIVKPSDLTPLSAMALAVLAERVGIPAGVFNVVTGMPAGIGEELTGNPTVRKISFTGSTAVGRLLMRQSAEHIKRLSLELGGNAPFIVFDDADLEQAVAGIMLSKFRNAGQTCVCANRILVQDGIYERFAQRLVAEVGKLKVGNGLDADVTIGPLINAAAVSKVARHIDDALSQGARLLCGGIPEGDSQFVQPTVLAEAHAGMLLASEETFGPVAPLMRFTTEEEALALANATPYGLGAYFFTQDLRRSWRFGEALEFGMIGLNTGLISMEVAPFGGIKQSGLGREGSKYGLDEYLEVKAFHIGGL
- a CDS encoding methyl-accepting chemotaxis protein; the encoded protein is MDEAARLLQALERMQMNLRSTVRQVLSSSERLATTSAQLSAVTDEATRGVQRQSAELDQAASAVTQMTGAIEDVARNAAWASEVSQAADQRSRQGQESVSRTVGAIESLTEDIEDTAGALQALAGQIGDIGSVLDVIRGVAEQTNLLALNAAIEAARAGESGRGFAVVADEVRALAQRTQESTKQIETIIGSVQKSSHGTLRAMQSSNGKTRETLEVARAAGAALNAIVDDIAQINERNLCIASATEEQSHVAREVDRNLLNIRDVSQQASAGTHQSQASSRELAGLASELNSMVKHFIV
- a CDS encoding GNAT family N-acetyltransferase gives rise to the protein MSISQRPAYIYRPMTSADVASAHALSVQLKWPHRLEDWAMLQRIAQGFVVEDAGRLIGTAFTCAQGHYATIGLVIVSDEYQGQGIGRKLMELALEACGSRTAVLNATLAGAPLYASQGFIEFGHIQQHQGHARVPAPNDLAAGEHCRPLTEADRSVQIELANAGSGLDRHAVLNELFDVVEHSVGIERDGQLRAFALLRPFGRGRCIGPVIAENPEQAKHLIAVLLTQVPDAFVRMDIPSDSGLAPWLEEAGLKHVDTVAQMARGTPPQVIGAVHQFALVTQAIG
- the tatA gene encoding twin-arginine translocase TatA/TatE family subunit, whose protein sequence is MGIGGFSTGKLLIILLIVIMLFGTRRLKGLGADLGDTIRGFRKSMGDDKPITEKPEGQPIDVRARTLED